In Drosophila nasuta strain 15112-1781.00 chromosome 2R, ASM2355853v1, whole genome shotgun sequence, a single genomic region encodes these proteins:
- the LOC132785673 gene encoding DNA-binding protein D-ETS-4 isoform X2 — MPHNSQFKLGAAVNTEQFQSQTTPEQQFAAYSYADNFDLSLLPEDAGIPTTVYQYNAPQIKIESAWDCASVGGDLHEQLATTSNSSSHQLIPPPPAYPHSAYPSPQSSPQQSDFASFAYGNKYNGSYDCLSSPCPSLDASSIKQELHILPPSPPESNCETPSPRSACSDGSSSIKAEPLDVDVENYIDLNSLLQQQQQQQEQLTETKPSHQLLRECLEDTTFQKKHNLKPLALESFIGGLAEVRGDFEPVISLALEHAKREADAICAELQISQDPNAWTSAQVHAWLRSTLAQFKLPPALNLELQFSEDGAALALLSEEEFMRRLPESGSTLHAQLEIWKMAYADQLGNNHATTAIENAQPSQNLWPTLDYPAQTSLEHEDSEDDDDMEVSVTPATVAATATATSTATPPKRTGGTRNGGGSHIHLWQFLKELLSAPQVNGTAIRWIDRSKGIFKIEDSVRVAKLWGRRKNRPAMNYDKLSRSIRQYYKKGIMKKTERSQRLVYQFCQPYHQ, encoded by the exons ATGCCGCACAATTCACAGTTTAAACTTGGCGCCGCGGTGAACACAGAACAATTCCAGAGCCAGACGACGCCGGAGCAACAATTCGCCGCTTACTCCTATGCGGATAACTTTGATTTGTCGCTGCTGCCGGAGGACGCGGGCATTCCCACAACAGTTTATCAGTACAACGCACCGCAGATTAAGATCGAGAGTGCCTGGGATTGCGCCAGTGTTGGTGGCGATCTACACGAACAGTTGgcaacaaccagcaacagcagcagccatcagctgataCCGCCTCCGCCCGCCTATCCGCACAGTGCCTATCCCTCGCCTCAGTCGAGTCCGCAGCAGTCGGACTTTGCCTCATTTGCCTACGGCAATAAATACAACGGCAGCTACGATTGCCTGAGCAGTCCTTGCCCCTCGCTGGACGCCAGCAGCATCAAACAGGAGCTGCACATTTTGCCGCCATCGCCACCAGAATCGAATTGCGAGACACCTTCGCCTAGATCGGCGTgcagcgacggcagcagcagcatcaaagCGGAGCCtttggatgtggatgtggagaACTATATAGATTTGAATtcattgctgcagcagcagcaacagcagcaggagcaactAACGGAGACAAAGCCCAGTCATCAGCTGTTGCGCGAGTGCCTTGAGGACACAACGTTCCAGAAGAAGCACAATCTGAAGCCGCTGGCACTGGAGTCGTTCATCGGTGGCCTAGCCGAGGTGCGTGGTGACTTTGAGCCGGTCATTTCGCTGGCGCTGGAGCATGCCAAGCGTGAGGCGGACGCCATCTGCGCGGAGCTGCAAATATCGCAGG ATCCCAATGCTTGGACGTCCGCCCAGGTGCATGCATGGCTACGATCCACCCTCGCGCAGTTTAAGCTGCCACCGGCCTTGAATCTCGAGTTGCAATTCAGCGAGGATGGCGCCGCACTTGCATTACTCAGCGAGGAGGAATTCATGCGTCGTCTGCCCGAG AGTGGCAGCACATTGCACGCACAGTTGGAGATATGGAAGATGGCCTATGCCGATCAGTTGGGCAATAATCATGCTACAACTGCCATCGAGAATGCACAGCCATCACAAAATCTGTGGCCCACACTTGACTATCCAGCACAGACGAGTCTCGAGCACGAGGACAGCGAAG ATGACGATGATATGGAGGTTAGTGTGACACCAGCCACAgttgctgccaccgccaccgccacgtCTACGGCCACGCCCCCTAAGCGTACGGGGGGCACACGCAATGGCGGCGGCTCACACATACATCTGTGGCAGTTCCTCAAGGAGTTGCTATCAGCACCTCAGGTGAATGGCACCGCAATACGTTGGATTGATCGCAGCAAGGGCATCTTCAAGATCGAGGATTCGGTGCGTGTGGCCAAGTTGTGGGGCAGACGCAAGAATCGACCAGCGATGAACTATGACAAGTTGTCGCGTTCGATTCGTCAGTACTACAAAAAGGGCATCATGAAGAAGACGGAGCGTTCGCAACGTCTGGTCTATCAGTTCTGTCAGCCGTATCATCagtaa
- the LOC132785673 gene encoding DNA-binding protein D-ETS-4 isoform X1, with protein MEYEKMMYMPSAEMPHNSQFKLGAAVNTEQFQSQTTPEQQFAAYSYADNFDLSLLPEDAGIPTTVYQYNAPQIKIESAWDCASVGGDLHEQLATTSNSSSHQLIPPPPAYPHSAYPSPQSSPQQSDFASFAYGNKYNGSYDCLSSPCPSLDASSIKQELHILPPSPPESNCETPSPRSACSDGSSSIKAEPLDVDVENYIDLNSLLQQQQQQQEQLTETKPSHQLLRECLEDTTFQKKHNLKPLALESFIGGLAEVRGDFEPVISLALEHAKREADAICAELQISQDPNAWTSAQVHAWLRSTLAQFKLPPALNLELQFSEDGAALALLSEEEFMRRLPESGSTLHAQLEIWKMAYADQLGNNHATTAIENAQPSQNLWPTLDYPAQTSLEHEDSEDDDDMEVSVTPATVAATATATSTATPPKRTGGTRNGGGSHIHLWQFLKELLSAPQVNGTAIRWIDRSKGIFKIEDSVRVAKLWGRRKNRPAMNYDKLSRSIRQYYKKGIMKKTERSQRLVYQFCQPYHQ; from the exons ATGCCGCACAATTCACAGTTTAAACTTGGCGCCGCGGTGAACACAGAACAATTCCAGAGCCAGACGACGCCGGAGCAACAATTCGCCGCTTACTCCTATGCGGATAACTTTGATTTGTCGCTGCTGCCGGAGGACGCGGGCATTCCCACAACAGTTTATCAGTACAACGCACCGCAGATTAAGATCGAGAGTGCCTGGGATTGCGCCAGTGTTGGTGGCGATCTACACGAACAGTTGgcaacaaccagcaacagcagcagccatcagctgataCCGCCTCCGCCCGCCTATCCGCACAGTGCCTATCCCTCGCCTCAGTCGAGTCCGCAGCAGTCGGACTTTGCCTCATTTGCCTACGGCAATAAATACAACGGCAGCTACGATTGCCTGAGCAGTCCTTGCCCCTCGCTGGACGCCAGCAGCATCAAACAGGAGCTGCACATTTTGCCGCCATCGCCACCAGAATCGAATTGCGAGACACCTTCGCCTAGATCGGCGTgcagcgacggcagcagcagcatcaaagCGGAGCCtttggatgtggatgtggagaACTATATAGATTTGAATtcattgctgcagcagcagcaacagcagcaggagcaactAACGGAGACAAAGCCCAGTCATCAGCTGTTGCGCGAGTGCCTTGAGGACACAACGTTCCAGAAGAAGCACAATCTGAAGCCGCTGGCACTGGAGTCGTTCATCGGTGGCCTAGCCGAGGTGCGTGGTGACTTTGAGCCGGTCATTTCGCTGGCGCTGGAGCATGCCAAGCGTGAGGCGGACGCCATCTGCGCGGAGCTGCAAATATCGCAGG ATCCCAATGCTTGGACGTCCGCCCAGGTGCATGCATGGCTACGATCCACCCTCGCGCAGTTTAAGCTGCCACCGGCCTTGAATCTCGAGTTGCAATTCAGCGAGGATGGCGCCGCACTTGCATTACTCAGCGAGGAGGAATTCATGCGTCGTCTGCCCGAG AGTGGCAGCACATTGCACGCACAGTTGGAGATATGGAAGATGGCCTATGCCGATCAGTTGGGCAATAATCATGCTACAACTGCCATCGAGAATGCACAGCCATCACAAAATCTGTGGCCCACACTTGACTATCCAGCACAGACGAGTCTCGAGCACGAGGACAGCGAAG ATGACGATGATATGGAGGTTAGTGTGACACCAGCCACAgttgctgccaccgccaccgccacgtCTACGGCCACGCCCCCTAAGCGTACGGGGGGCACACGCAATGGCGGCGGCTCACACATACATCTGTGGCAGTTCCTCAAGGAGTTGCTATCAGCACCTCAGGTGAATGGCACCGCAATACGTTGGATTGATCGCAGCAAGGGCATCTTCAAGATCGAGGATTCGGTGCGTGTGGCCAAGTTGTGGGGCAGACGCAAGAATCGACCAGCGATGAACTATGACAAGTTGTCGCGTTCGATTCGTCAGTACTACAAAAAGGGCATCATGAAGAAGACGGAGCGTTCGCAACGTCTGGTCTATCAGTTCTGTCAGCCGTATCATCagtaa